A window of the Myxococcus fulvus genome harbors these coding sequences:
- a CDS encoding CocE/NonD family hydrolase encodes MAQRLLSRWFPRCSLFVVLLIPVLATAAVPSPLPVAHGVLTAAATTGFKFVDIPVGGEVVLKANYIAPTTPGPHPAVVFISSWGLNDLEYLAQAKALAERGYVALSYTPRGFWASGGGIDTAGPADIADTSRVLDWLVANTPTNAARIGLSGVSYGAGISLIASGFDSRVKAVAALSGWTDLVASLYGGDTRRPQAVALLDLAARFLGRPSPELRTSIDNYFANRDIEGIKQWGRVRSASTYVDRINANAPAILIANAYGDSIFPPNPLVSFFNQLTGPKRLELAPGDHAVVEATGLVGLPNPVWTSVTRWLDQHVAGIDTGISNEPPLILRTYDGDVEGYSSWAAVSSSTQRLGLGAIRLLDGTGTLGGAPSTSGARTLWGGVDTTADAGVPLLTNGLQALTGIPPVVWLPGVNRLRAGVWTSPPSSRELALRGTATLRLRITPTTASGTVVAYLYDAVGGFGGLITHVPLSWHGATPGTPLDLDLVFPATAYDIPAWHSLALVVDTEDPLYFGANTLNATLTVGGPSWLDLPLR; translated from the coding sequence ATGGCGCAGCGTCTGCTCTCGCGGTGGTTCCCCCGTTGCTCCCTGTTCGTCGTGTTGTTGATACCCGTGCTCGCGACGGCGGCGGTGCCCTCGCCGCTCCCCGTCGCCCACGGCGTGCTCACCGCGGCGGCGACGACGGGCTTCAAGTTCGTGGACATCCCGGTGGGCGGCGAGGTGGTGCTCAAGGCCAACTACATCGCCCCGACGACGCCCGGTCCCCACCCGGCCGTCGTATTCATCTCCAGTTGGGGGCTCAACGATTTGGAGTACCTGGCCCAGGCCAAGGCGCTGGCGGAGCGGGGCTACGTGGCGCTGTCGTACACGCCTCGGGGCTTCTGGGCGTCGGGCGGTGGAATCGACACGGCGGGCCCGGCGGACATCGCGGACACCTCGCGCGTCCTCGACTGGCTGGTGGCGAACACGCCGACGAACGCGGCGCGCATCGGTCTGTCGGGTGTGTCGTATGGCGCGGGCATCTCCCTCATCGCCTCCGGCTTCGACTCGCGCGTGAAGGCCGTGGCCGCGCTCTCCGGGTGGACGGACCTGGTGGCGTCGCTGTACGGCGGTGACACGCGCAGGCCCCAGGCGGTGGCGCTGCTGGACCTGGCCGCGCGATTCCTCGGCCGTCCCAGCCCCGAGCTGCGGACCTCCATCGACAACTACTTCGCCAACCGGGACATCGAGGGCATCAAGCAGTGGGGCCGCGTCCGCTCCGCCTCCACCTACGTGGACCGCATCAACGCCAACGCGCCCGCCATCCTCATCGCCAACGCGTACGGCGACAGCATCTTCCCCCCCAACCCGCTCGTCTCCTTCTTCAACCAGCTCACCGGCCCCAAGCGACTGGAGCTCGCGCCCGGGGACCACGCCGTCGTCGAGGCCACGGGCCTGGTCGGCCTGCCCAACCCCGTGTGGACCAGCGTGACGCGGTGGCTGGACCAGCACGTCGCCGGCATCGACACGGGCATCTCCAACGAGCCGCCGCTCATCCTGCGCACCTACGACGGCGACGTGGAGGGTTACTCCTCCTGGGCCGCAGTCTCCTCCAGCACCCAGCGCCTCGGCCTGGGCGCCATCCGGCTGCTCGATGGCACCGGCACCCTCGGAGGCGCCCCTTCCACGAGCGGCGCGCGAACCCTCTGGGGCGGAGTCGACACCACCGCCGACGCGGGCGTGCCGCTGCTGACCAACGGCCTGCAAGCGCTGACGGGAATCCCGCCCGTCGTGTGGCTGCCGGGCGTCAACCGGCTGCGCGCGGGCGTGTGGACCTCACCGCCGTCCTCGCGCGAGCTGGCCCTGCGCGGCACCGCCACGCTGCGGCTGCGCATCACCCCGACGACGGCCTCCGGCACCGTGGTCGCCTATCTCTACGACGCCGTGGGGGGCTTCGGCGGCCTCATCACCCACGTGCCGCTCAGCTGGCACGGCGCCACGCCGGGCACGCCGCTCGACCTGGACCTGGTGTTCCCCGCCACCGCGTATGACATCCCGGCCTGGCACTCGCTCGCGCTCGTGGTCGACACCGAGGACCCGCTCTACTTCGGCGCCAACACCCTCAACGCCACGCTGACCGTGGGCGGCCCCTCCTGGTTGGATTTGCCCTTGCGCTAG
- a CDS encoding OmpA family protein — protein MNSRSHHSLLGGLAVLWALSAQAQVQRIPNLELERLQLNPGAKDSLVLSTGDLLPDGTFRLGLTAHYERKPLVLLRNDNEVGTIVSDRVTVHLSGAYAVTDWLELGLQVPIVSQWGPDTTALGFQTPSTLALGTPWAQARAGLLSEARGGPLDVGLHLGAALPLGSKDTLTRDQGFVFTPRLGLGKKLGDGWRVGADVGALVRTKKYALTPNADPLQDELGVEMNGGVNLTANLFGLREELVVRGTLPFADAPESMEVLLGLRTPAKAGTEFYIMGGPGFGRTPGTPEFRVLAGVNFGPRDDAPACVAGQPHEPARCPNLDADGDGVTNASDRCPTTPGLAELNGCPDGDDDKDGIPNLADKCPAEAENVNGFQDEDGCPDDPDSDNDGVTDSKDACPKEPEDKDGFQDEDGCPDPDNDNDGVLDAKDACINEAGPKENRGCPDKDRDNDGLVDRLDNCPDEPGPVKNHGCKQKQLAQIGEGQIRILEAVFFENNKDLISPRSFKLLDGVAAILVSHPEIEKVRVEGHTDNTGKADYNLDLSQRRAEAVVKYLEGKGVKRERLEPRGFGPQKPIAENTTKAGRAKNRRVEFRIVGDADGVETKSGEPTDTLEK, from the coding sequence TTGAATTCTCGAAGTCATCATTCCCTGCTCGGGGGGCTGGCCGTTCTCTGGGCCCTCTCCGCGCAAGCGCAGGTCCAGCGGATTCCCAACCTGGAGCTGGAGCGGTTGCAGCTCAACCCCGGCGCCAAGGACAGCCTGGTGCTGTCCACCGGTGACCTGCTCCCGGACGGCACCTTCCGGCTGGGGCTCACGGCCCACTACGAGCGCAAGCCGCTGGTGCTGCTGCGCAACGACAATGAAGTGGGCACCATCGTCTCGGACCGCGTGACGGTGCACCTGAGCGGCGCCTACGCCGTGACGGACTGGTTGGAGTTGGGCCTTCAAGTTCCCATCGTCTCGCAGTGGGGCCCGGACACGACGGCGCTCGGCTTCCAGACGCCGTCCACGCTCGCGCTCGGCACGCCGTGGGCGCAGGCGCGCGCGGGGCTCTTGTCCGAGGCGCGCGGTGGCCCGTTGGACGTGGGCCTGCACCTGGGCGCGGCGCTGCCCCTGGGCAGCAAGGACACGCTCACGCGCGACCAGGGCTTCGTCTTCACCCCCCGCCTGGGCCTGGGCAAGAAGCTGGGCGACGGCTGGCGCGTGGGCGCGGACGTGGGCGCGCTGGTGCGCACCAAGAAGTACGCCCTGACGCCCAACGCGGACCCGCTGCAGGACGAGCTGGGCGTGGAGATGAACGGCGGCGTCAACCTGACGGCCAACCTGTTCGGCCTGCGCGAGGAATTGGTGGTGCGCGGCACCCTGCCGTTCGCGGACGCGCCCGAGTCGATGGAGGTGCTGCTGGGCCTGCGCACGCCGGCCAAGGCGGGCACCGAGTTCTACATCATGGGCGGCCCGGGCTTCGGCCGGACGCCCGGCACGCCCGAGTTCCGCGTGCTGGCGGGCGTCAACTTCGGCCCCCGCGACGATGCGCCCGCATGTGTCGCGGGCCAGCCCCACGAGCCCGCGCGCTGTCCCAACCTGGACGCGGACGGCGACGGCGTGACGAACGCGTCGGACCGCTGCCCCACCACGCCCGGCCTCGCCGAGCTCAACGGCTGCCCGGACGGGGACGACGACAAGGACGGCATCCCCAACCTGGCCGACAAGTGCCCCGCCGAGGCGGAGAACGTCAACGGCTTCCAGGACGAGGACGGCTGCCCGGACGACCCGGACTCCGACAACGACGGCGTCACCGACTCCAAGGACGCGTGCCCGAAGGAGCCCGAGGACAAGGACGGCTTCCAGGACGAGGACGGCTGCCCGGACCCGGACAATGACAACGACGGCGTGCTCGACGCCAAGGACGCCTGCATCAACGAGGCGGGCCCGAAGGAGAACCGCGGCTGCCCGGACAAGGACCGCGACAACGACGGTCTGGTGGACCGGCTGGACAACTGCCCGGACGAGCCGGGACCGGTGAAGAACCACGGCTGCAAGCAGAAGCAGCTCGCGCAGATTGGCGAGGGCCAGATTCGCATCCTCGAGGCCGTCTTCTTCGAGAACAACAAGGACCTCATCAGCCCGCGCAGCTTCAAGCTGCTCGACGGCGTGGCCGCCATCCTCGTGTCGCACCCCGAAATCGAGAAGGTGCGCGTCGAGGGCCACACCGACAACACGGGCAAGGCCGACTACAACCTGGACCTGTCGCAGCGCCGCGCCGAGGCGGTGGTGAAGTACCTGGAGGGCAAGGGCGTCAAGCGCGAGCGGCTGGAGCCGCGCGGCTTCGGCCCCCAGAAGCCCATCGCGGAGAACACCACCAAGGCTGGCCGCGCCAAGAACCGCCGCGTGGAGTTCCGCATCGTCGGTGACGCCGATGGCGTCGAGACGAAGAGCGGCGAGCCCACCGACACCCTCGAGAAGTGA
- a CDS encoding ATP-binding protein: MDPHSLSTNAECLRAEVAWLTQWLGLRLQHHAGPPLPAPLLDTLPPPPLPTLQAPYAELLRELDCTTAERLLLILAALPHLQPAVLDPLFLRNQALDRRFTEFGGVVGQSHGGILPTGETALFLLAGDDLQARLKHLPLFHPDHPLFARRVLRLERRHPEEPSLSAALQLTPEALERLTTGAHHQPPFGPEFPAQRITTMQGWEDLVLDAPLRDDIEDIITWARYQGTLLDDWGLKKQLKPGYRTLFHGPPGTGKTLTATLLGKATGLPVYRVDLSKVVSKYIGETEKNLASLFDHAQLQRWILFFDEADALFGKRTESRNANDHAANQQISYLLQRIEDFPGIAILASNQRAHFDEAFARRFQSMIHFPMPGPAQRLRLWEACFKDKPFPLAPDVDLARLAREHELSGGAIINVLRHACLKAIVRTPQQLRAADLLHGIHRELHKEGRYTLPSR; encoded by the coding sequence ATGGACCCCCACTCGCTCTCCACCAACGCCGAGTGCCTCCGCGCCGAGGTCGCCTGGCTCACCCAGTGGCTGGGCCTCCGACTCCAACACCACGCCGGCCCCCCCCTCCCCGCGCCCCTCCTCGACACCCTCCCGCCGCCCCCACTCCCCACCCTCCAAGCCCCCTACGCCGAACTCCTCCGTGAGCTCGACTGCACCACCGCGGAGCGACTGCTCCTCATCCTCGCCGCGCTGCCCCACCTCCAGCCCGCCGTGCTGGACCCCCTCTTCCTGCGCAACCAGGCCCTGGACCGCCGCTTCACCGAGTTCGGGGGCGTCGTGGGCCAGTCCCACGGAGGCATCCTCCCCACGGGCGAGACGGCGCTGTTCCTCCTCGCCGGAGACGACCTCCAGGCGCGCCTGAAGCACCTGCCCCTCTTCCACCCCGACCACCCGCTGTTCGCGCGCCGCGTGCTGCGACTGGAGCGTCGTCACCCGGAGGAGCCCTCGCTGTCCGCCGCGCTCCAGCTCACCCCCGAGGCCCTGGAGCGCCTCACCACCGGCGCCCACCACCAGCCGCCCTTCGGCCCGGAGTTCCCCGCGCAGCGCATCACCACGATGCAGGGATGGGAGGACCTGGTGCTCGACGCGCCCCTGCGCGACGACATCGAGGACATCATCACCTGGGCCCGCTACCAGGGGACGCTCCTGGACGACTGGGGCCTGAAGAAGCAGCTCAAGCCCGGCTACCGCACGCTCTTCCACGGCCCCCCCGGCACCGGCAAGACACTCACCGCGACGCTGCTCGGCAAGGCCACCGGCCTGCCCGTCTACCGCGTCGACCTGTCCAAGGTGGTGTCCAAGTACATCGGCGAGACGGAGAAGAACCTCGCCAGCCTCTTCGACCACGCCCAGCTCCAACGCTGGATTCTCTTCTTCGACGAGGCCGACGCCCTCTTCGGCAAGCGCACCGAGTCACGCAACGCCAATGACCACGCGGCCAATCAACAAATCTCCTACCTGCTCCAGCGCATCGAGGACTTCCCCGGCATCGCCATCCTCGCCAGCAACCAGCGCGCGCACTTCGACGAGGCCTTCGCCCGCCGCTTCCAGTCGATGATTCACTTCCCCATGCCCGGCCCCGCCCAGCGCCTGCGGCTGTGGGAGGCGTGCTTCAAGGACAAGCCCTTCCCGCTGGCCCCCGACGTGGACCTCGCGAGGCTCGCCCGCGAGCACGAGCTGTCCGGCGGCGCCATCATCAACGTGCTCCGCCACGCCTGCCTCAAGGCCATCGTCCGCACACCCCAACAGCTGCGCGCCGCGGACCTCCTCCACGGCATCCATCGCGAACTCCACAAAGAAGGCCGCTACACCCTCCCCTCGCGATGA
- a CDS encoding contractile injection system tape measure protein codes for MTGSRHHLRKQTLRVTLESEEQALALQPRLSDFNRRRLLAIIEKVFDAVDVPGLHLRIDRLDVDLGTVPFDAFEQVVEERLTLRLQEAVEQAVRERRSSTREEDRPRTEEELKLELLEHYLLHGTLPFWAPHGVAFSFGALFAELARSAPAALVRLVGKHATLGRVLDRLVLQLDPRQLEQLVMLLEPKHAALLIDYIVSLQALHRIEPVLPLSDRALSRLLWSLTLTYLVKDAGSQFNRKSALKLLLEGVSESQGLDYPELLTTLDSGLEQVRKRHPVLASLSSVIGELVRELPLPEIEEVATPVLDEELATTESAAARYELAEALRYYLRHGELPWATLVRMPELTAERVVATLPELPRSLQRRVLGWEQSGGSLARLVRAVRRIPEEVLSKLLVRWMPRPGDEGSPLRSALPVFAARAEDKPLFFARLLATLLDGKPVVLEELAATRVSGGTEDWGVRDADLSRWEAHALKSALVSRLRFGGKAGPTVEELLGALLTSFPEDSRHFLLALRDTGDLRTVLVDRSGEDVLGRAMDLLRPRESRSMRALLQAMRELPERVLPGGFAGARQTVFHEVLLLGETAPLSWSTVSRLMRRLFGAEMPLEAQGFLSRVIADWGSSGGVLQKHAEVFRAALEHLRERGGAPFSGDVDGSRTPGGIRTDHGDSVPRVQIADSGTRSHSVDLSRDVASLDRGDSSSNGKSRVSVDHAPHGQDEAAFERGAQTAVPLDLGHAASRRQDSDSVAQGVPAANGRTEESLDHGDPVSREHSKAALGHEADSHERARRSRGRTDAASLAQGEASLRHDGSDAYEQGGKSLSRSDTTSLARDEVSLGHDGAASRGHTGAPRTPTDSASRVQHGAPRGPESDPRGQAGTSLSRSNAASRVQDETAPGHDNSRSHERAEASRNRSVSDSRGQDEAHLLRDGSGAHEQVERSHRRSDAASRVQGGATLSHDGSGRHEQAEKLLSRTDSVPHAHGEAPPSHDNSGSHEQAERPFGRGDSNSRVQGDAPPSHDNSGSHEQAKTPLGRGDSVPHVQTEFPLGHDEPGSHEQAEMPLVRSDSTSRAQADVLFAHRDSVPHGRGAATLSNDDVRRPPQREDRFGHSALDARIGGSAPFNVDTGDAAHSGPGSTTALTTDAPHPPARHTEAPPPAEHARHERDALRASGAHSSDRPSTDARAAPLQPPDTSSHAEPAPLRRPSASQANAHPPSTARIAHPLDVPPSPSASPPPRPGTHDSPEAREALFAFLLAESADRYAGLSDDALLRLLHSLLDESPDVLHGFIRRHVHRRHLQEHWARTLPDPLLARISAVLAPRLHTALLSTVEILIAAWQDVAPSDVPSLTERSAFWRFILELLGKRPGASLGLEQLISAFLEHFSTRLRGAHPTHRDSRGVAERLLERAIELAHHESLPRLASVLHQRRSTFLAAWTTPPRPRAPITRPSRQRTSFQLGADKHGDHDGNPIYIDNAGLILTSPFLPHLFRELGLTRVDDQGKTHLDPEPAMRAVHLLQYLVDGRTSAPEPLLVLNKILCGLPVPTPIPTGIEMTPQEQSLCDRLLKALIAKWTILSGTSVAGLRETFLQREGRLEQLEDRWKLQVQRKTLDVLVDQVPWSLSILTHPWMPQPLYVSW; via the coding sequence ATGACGGGCTCGCGGCATCATCTTCGGAAGCAGACTCTGCGGGTGACGTTGGAGTCGGAGGAGCAGGCGCTGGCGCTCCAGCCTCGGCTGAGTGACTTCAACCGGCGTCGGTTGCTCGCCATCATCGAGAAGGTGTTCGACGCGGTGGATGTCCCCGGGCTGCATCTGCGCATCGACCGGCTCGACGTGGACCTGGGGACGGTGCCGTTCGATGCCTTCGAGCAGGTGGTGGAGGAGCGGCTCACCCTGCGGCTCCAGGAGGCCGTGGAGCAGGCGGTGCGGGAGCGGCGCTCGTCGACGCGGGAGGAGGACCGGCCTCGGACGGAGGAGGAGCTGAAGCTGGAGTTGCTGGAGCACTACCTGCTGCATGGCACCCTGCCCTTCTGGGCGCCGCATGGCGTGGCGTTCTCGTTCGGCGCGCTCTTCGCGGAGCTTGCCCGGAGCGCTCCGGCCGCGCTGGTGCGGCTGGTGGGCAAGCACGCCACGCTCGGGCGGGTGTTGGACAGGTTGGTGTTGCAGCTCGACCCGCGGCAGTTGGAGCAGTTGGTGATGCTCCTGGAGCCGAAGCACGCGGCGCTGCTCATCGACTACATCGTCAGCCTCCAGGCGCTCCATCGCATCGAGCCGGTGTTGCCGCTGAGTGACCGGGCGCTGTCGCGGCTGCTGTGGTCGCTGACGTTGACGTATCTGGTGAAGGACGCGGGCTCGCAGTTCAACCGCAAGAGCGCGTTGAAGCTCCTGCTCGAGGGCGTCTCGGAGAGCCAGGGTCTGGACTACCCGGAGCTGTTGACGACGCTGGACTCGGGATTGGAGCAGGTGCGGAAGCGACACCCGGTGCTGGCGTCGCTGTCCTCCGTCATCGGGGAGCTGGTGCGTGAGCTGCCGCTTCCCGAGATCGAGGAGGTCGCGACTCCGGTCCTCGATGAGGAGCTGGCGACGACGGAGTCGGCGGCGGCCCGGTATGAGCTGGCGGAGGCGCTTCGGTATTACCTCCGGCATGGGGAGCTGCCGTGGGCCACGCTCGTGCGCATGCCGGAGCTGACGGCGGAGCGGGTCGTCGCGACGCTGCCGGAGCTGCCTCGCTCGCTGCAACGGCGGGTGCTCGGCTGGGAGCAATCGGGCGGCTCGTTGGCGCGGCTGGTCCGGGCGGTGCGGCGGATTCCGGAAGAGGTGCTGTCGAAGCTGCTCGTGCGGTGGATGCCTCGTCCTGGCGATGAGGGGAGTCCGCTGCGCTCGGCGCTGCCCGTGTTCGCGGCGCGCGCCGAGGACAAGCCGCTGTTCTTCGCGCGACTGCTCGCGACGCTGCTGGATGGGAAGCCGGTGGTGCTGGAGGAGCTCGCGGCGACGCGGGTTTCGGGAGGCACGGAAGACTGGGGCGTTCGTGACGCGGACCTGTCGCGGTGGGAGGCACATGCGCTCAAGTCCGCGTTGGTGAGCCGGCTTCGTTTCGGGGGGAAGGCGGGGCCGACGGTGGAGGAACTGCTCGGCGCGCTGCTGACGTCGTTCCCCGAGGACAGTCGGCACTTCCTCCTGGCGCTGCGAGACACGGGGGACTTGCGGACGGTGCTCGTCGACCGGAGTGGAGAGGATGTCCTCGGCAGGGCGATGGACTTGCTGCGTCCGCGCGAGTCCCGGTCGATGCGGGCTTTGCTCCAGGCGATGAGGGAGTTGCCGGAGCGGGTGCTCCCGGGCGGCTTCGCGGGCGCTCGGCAGACGGTGTTCCATGAGGTGCTGCTGCTCGGGGAGACCGCTCCGCTCTCCTGGAGCACCGTGAGCCGACTGATGCGGAGACTGTTCGGGGCGGAGATGCCCCTGGAGGCCCAGGGGTTCTTGTCGCGGGTCATCGCGGACTGGGGCTCATCGGGAGGCGTGCTCCAGAAACATGCGGAGGTCTTCCGCGCTGCGCTTGAACACCTTCGTGAGCGAGGTGGCGCGCCATTCTCCGGCGACGTTGATGGTTCGCGCACGCCTGGCGGCATCCGCACCGACCACGGAGACTCAGTCCCACGCGTGCAGATTGCCGACTCCGGCACACGCAGCCACTCGGTCGATCTCTCGCGAGACGTGGCATCCCTCGACCGCGGCGACTCGTCCTCGAACGGGAAGAGCCGTGTCTCCGTCGACCACGCTCCGCATGGGCAAGACGAAGCAGCCTTCGAGCGAGGCGCACAAACCGCCGTCCCTCTGGACCTCGGCCACGCTGCCTCGCGCAGGCAGGACAGCGACTCCGTTGCCCAGGGAGTTCCAGCCGCAAACGGGCGGACTGAGGAATCTCTCGACCACGGCGACCCAGTCTCACGCGAGCACAGCAAGGCAGCATTGGGCCACGAAGCCGACTCGCATGAACGAGCAAGGAGGTCCCGCGGCCGCACCGACGCCGCTTCGCTCGCGCAAGGCGAGGCATCCCTCCGCCATGACGGCTCAGACGCTTATGAGCAAGGGGGAAAGTCTCTCAGTCGCAGCGACACTACTTCGCTCGCTCGAGACGAGGTGTCCCTCGGCCATGACGGCGCAGCCTCACGTGGACACACCGGGGCACCCCGCACTCCCACGGATTCAGCTTCGCGCGTGCAGCACGGTGCGCCTCGCGGCCCAGAATCAGACCCGCGTGGGCAAGCTGGGACGTCCCTCAGTCGCAGCAACGCAGCTTCGCGGGTACAAGATGAGACAGCCCCTGGCCATGACAACTCCCGCTCGCACGAGCGGGCCGAAGCCTCACGTAACCGCAGCGTCTCAGACTCGCGCGGGCAAGACGAGGCTCACCTCCTCCGTGACGGCTCAGGCGCACACGAACAAGTAGAGCGGTCCCACCGTCGCAGCGATGCAGCTTCGCGTGTGCAAGGCGGAGCGACTCTCAGCCATGACGGTTCCGGCCGGCACGAACAAGCCGAGAAGCTCCTCAGCCGCACCGACTCAGTTCCGCATGCACACGGCGAGGCACCTCCCAGCCACGACAACTCCGGCTCTCACGAACAGGCAGAGAGGCCCTTCGGCCGCGGCGACTCAAACTCGCGCGTGCAAGGCGACGCACCTCCCAGCCACGACAACTCCGGCTCTCACGAACAAGCGAAGACGCCCCTCGGCCGCGGCGACTCGGTTCCGCATGTGCAAACCGAGTTCCCTCTCGGCCACGACGAACCGGGCTCGCACGAACAAGCAGAGATGCCTCTCGTCCGCAGTGACTCGACCTCACGTGCACAGGCTGACGTGCTCTTCGCTCACCGCGACTCAGTCCCACATGGGCGGGGCGCGGCAACTCTCAGCAACGACGACGTAAGACGACCCCCACAAAGAGAGGACCGTTTCGGCCACAGTGCCCTCGATGCGCGCATCGGCGGCTCGGCGCCTTTTAACGTCGACACGGGCGATGCCGCGCATTCCGGGCCTGGGAGCACGACCGCGCTCACCACGGATGCGCCGCATCCACCTGCTCGCCACACGGAGGCACCGCCTCCCGCGGAGCACGCTCGCCACGAACGCGACGCCCTGCGAGCAAGCGGTGCACACTCCTCGGACAGGCCGAGCACGGATGCCAGGGCCGCGCCTCTCCAACCCCCTGACACCTCCTCGCACGCGGAGCCAGCCCCCCTCCGTCGACCCAGCGCATCGCAAGCAAACGCGCATCCGCCCTCCACCGCGCGAATCGCCCACCCGCTCGATGTCCCGCCGAGCCCCTCCGCGTCTCCCCCTCCACGCCCCGGCACGCACGACAGTCCCGAAGCACGCGAGGCCCTCTTCGCCTTCCTGCTCGCCGAGAGCGCGGACCGCTACGCGGGACTCTCGGACGACGCCCTGCTCCGCTTGCTCCACTCACTCCTCGACGAATCCCCGGACGTGCTCCACGGCTTCATCCGCCGTCACGTGCACCGCCGCCACCTCCAGGAGCACTGGGCCCGCACCCTCCCGGACCCGCTCCTCGCGCGAATCTCCGCGGTGCTCGCGCCCCGACTCCACACCGCGCTCCTGTCCACCGTCGAAATCCTCATCGCCGCATGGCAGGACGTCGCCCCCTCCGACGTGCCCTCCCTCACGGAGCGCTCCGCGTTCTGGCGCTTCATCCTGGAGCTGCTCGGCAAACGCCCCGGAGCAAGCCTCGGACTCGAACAGCTCATCTCCGCGTTCCTCGAGCACTTCTCCACCCGCCTGCGCGGCGCCCACCCCACGCACCGGGACTCACGCGGCGTCGCCGAGCGACTCCTGGAGCGCGCCATCGAACTGGCCCACCACGAGTCCCTCCCCCGCCTGGCCTCCGTGCTCCACCAGCGACGCTCCACCTTCCTCGCCGCCTGGACCACTCCACCCCGCCCGCGCGCTCCCATCACCAGGCCGTCGCGGCAGCGCACCTCCTTCCAGCTCGGCGCGGACAAGCACGGCGACCACGACGGCAACCCCATCTACATCGACAACGCGGGCCTCATCCTCACCAGCCCCTTCCTGCCCCACCTCTTCCGCGAGCTGGGCCTCACGCGCGTGGATGACCAGGGCAAGACCCACCTGGACCCCGAGCCCGCCATGCGCGCCGTGCACCTGCTCCAGTACCTCGTCGACGGCCGCACCAGCGCGCCCGAGCCCCTGCTCGTCCTCAACAAAATCCTCTGCGGCCTCCCCGTTCCCACCCCCATCCCCACCGGCATCGAGATGACCCCACAGGAGCAGTCCCTCTGCGACCGGCTCCTCAAGGCCCTCATCGCCAAGTGGACCATCCTCTCCGGAACCTCCGTCGCGGGCCTGCGAGAGACCTTCCTCCAACGCGAGGGACGCCTCGAACAGCTCGAGGACCGCTGGAAGCTCCAGGTGCAGCGCAAGACGCTCGACGTGCTCGTCGACCAGGTCCCCTGGAGCCTCTCCATCCTCACCCACCCCTGGATGCCCCAACCCCTCTACGTCTCCTGGTAG